Sequence from the Streptomyces sp. NBC_00440 genome:
TCCGCGTAAAGACAGGGTATGCGGCGGGTTCTGGTAATTCTCCGTTCTGCCGGATACCCGGCCCCCGGCAGCGGCGCCGGACGAACGCCGGGGCACGCCGGTGCCGCGGACCACCCCAGGTGTCGGGACGGTCCGCGGCACCGGCGGTGTCACCAGGCGACGGGCAGTTCGTGGACGCCGTAGACGGCCATGTCGGTACGGAAGTTGATCTCGTCGAGCGGGCGGTCGAGCCGCAGGCCGGGCAGACGGCGCAGCAGAGCGGGGTAGGCGAGCTGGAGCTCGACGCGGGCGAGGTTCTGGCCGAGGCACTGGTGGGGGCCCGAGCCGAACGCGAGGTGCCTGCGGGCCTGCCGGTCGATGTCGAGCCGGCCGGGCTCCTCGAAGACCTCCGGGTCGCGGTTGGCGACATCGGTGGCGCAGATGACCGCTTCACCGGCCCTGATGAGCTGCCCGCCGACCTCGATGTCCTCGGTGGCGACGCGGCGCCGCCCCAGGTGGGTGATGGACAGATACCGCAGCAGTTCCTCGACCGCGCCCGCGACCCGCTGGGGGCTGCCGTCGCGCACGGCGGCCAGCTGTTCGGGGTTCTGGAGCAGCGCGCAGGTACCGAGGGCGATCATGTTGGCCGTGGTCTCGTGCCCGGCCACCAGCAGCAGCCGCGCCTGTTTGGCGCATTCGTCACGGGTGCTGATCCCGGTGACCAGATAGTCCGCGGCGAGCCGGCTGAGCAGGTCGTCGCCGGGGTGCTCCGCCTTCTTCTGCACCAGGTCGCCCAGGTAGTCGACCAGTTCCTGCGAAGCGTCCAGGGCGTCCTGCGCGCTGCTGCGGGTGTCGACGATGACGGCGCTCGCCCGCTGGAAGAACCCGTGGTCCTCGTACGGGACGCCGAGCAGCTCGCAGATGACCAGTGAGGGCAGCGGCAGCGCGAAGGACGTGACCAGGTCGGCGGGCGGCCCGGTCTTCTCCATGTCGTCCAGCAGTTCGCCGATGATGCGTTCTATGCGCTCCCGCAGCGCCTGGGTCCGTTTGATGGTGAAGTCACCGGTGAACCGCTTGCGCTGCTCGTTGTGTTCCGGTTCGTCCATCGTGATGAACGTGCGGTTGTGGGCGCGGGTCGCCTCGCTGCCCGCGCTGAAGCTCGGGTAGGCGGGCCGCCTGTTGTCGGCGCTGATGCGCTCGTCGCGCAGCAGCGCCACCTGGTCGGCGTGCCGGGTGACGTACCAGGCCGTGGCGCCGTTCCAGAGTGTGACCTTGGAGATCGGCTCCGAGCTGAGCAGCCCGGCCATCTCCGGCGGCGGGTCGAAGGGGCATCCGGCGGCGCGGCGGGTGGTGTACGCGGGTGATGCGGTGGGGACCTCGGTCATCGTCGTCCTTCCACAGTGGGGTGTGAGGTGTTCCGGGAGCCGGGCCGTCCGGTCAGGACAGGGTGATGGCGGCGGCCGGGCAGATCTGCGCGGCCTCCCGCACTGCGGCGTGCTGTTCGGCGGGCGGGCTGCTGTTCAGTACGACGACGATCCCGTCCTCGTCCCGCTGGTCGAACACGTCGGGGGCGGCGAGTACGCACTGGCCCGCAGCACAGCACTTGTCGGTGTCCACGGTGATCTGCACGTCGTTCCTCCAGCACTAGGGGATGGGCGCGTTACTTAACAAAAGTAACTTCCCATCGCGGACGGTAGTACTCCGTTCACCTCCCGGGGAACCCCCGGTCCATGCATGGGGCATCTTTCTGGCCACTTCCCGGACCGGCCACCGGGACAGCCCGGACGCACCATCGGTCCCGGTCAGTCCGTGCGAGTGGGGAGCCGGAACATGCGGCGTACGGGATCATCGTGGCGTGGCCCATCCCGAACCCGGCGGCTCCGCCGCCCAAGACCTCTACAGATCACTCGCCGACCTCGCCTACACCATGGCCGGGAACCGTGCGCACATGCGGCTCCGCGTCCAGGCGGAAGTCGCGGTCGACCGCGCCTCCCTCGCCCTGCTGCGTACCCTCACAGCGGCGCCGTCCCCGCTGCGGATGGGCGAGATCGCGCAGGCCCTGCTGGTGCAGGCGCCCCATGTCACCCGGGAGATCCGCAGCCTGGAGGAGCGCGGCCTGGTGCGCACGGTCCGGGAACCGGGCGACCACCGGGCCCGCCGTATCGCCGTCACCGAGGAGGGCCGTGAGGTCGTGGAACGCGCCGAGGAGGCCGGCCGGCGCTGGCTCGACGACGCCCTGGAGGGTTTCGCCCCGCACGAGCTGATCACGGCGGCCGCGGTGATCAGCCGTGTCGTCGAGGCGTACCGCAACCCCGGAGCAGAGGCTCCTGCGCAGAATCCCTGAGCACAGCCGGGAGCCGCGCGGCCCCGGGCGGCGCGGACGAATGGCGCGATTACGGGGTCTCGCCCACTCCCCCCGCACCGCGCCCCCTCGCCCCCTCGCCCCGGGTGCACGCAGTACGCCCCCGGCGTCCGTGACGTCGAGGGCGTACGCGTATACGGACCGGTGGGGGTCCCGTGGCAGGGCGGTCAGGCGCTCTGCCAGAGCCGGGTCATCACCCGTACACCGAACCGCAGTCCTTCGAGCGGCACCCGCTCGTCCACTCCGTGGAAGAGCCGCCCGTAATTCAGGTCGTGCGGGAGCTTGAGCCCCTTGAAGCCGAAGCACCGGATGCCCAGGTGGGTGAAGGCCTTGGCGTCCGTACCGCCCGGATTGCAGTACGGCACCGGGTGGCCGTCCGGGTCCTCGGCGCGCACCGCGTCGCACATCGCGTCCACCAGCGGGCCGTCGAACGTGGTCTCCATCGCGAGGTCGTGGTTGACCCACTCCCGGCTGACCGAGGGCAGCAGCAGGGAGTCGATGGTGTCGATCAGCTCCTGCTCGTGGCCGGGCAGGAAGCGGCCGTCGACCCGGGCCGTGGCCCGGCCGGGGATGACGTTCGTCTGGTAGCCGGCCTGGAACATGGTGGGGTTCGCGGAGTTGCGGAGCACCACCTGCATGAAGTCCGAGACCGGGCCGAGCCGGGCGAGACTGCCCTCGATGTCGTCCTCGTCGAACTCGACCCCGTACAGCCGGGCGGCCTCGGCGAGCAGGGCCCGCACCGGCTCGATGAGGCGGATGGGGAAGGTCTGGCGCCCGATGCGGGTGAGCGACTCGGCGAGATCGGTGACGGCGTTCTCGTCGTTGGGCGACGAGCCGTGACCGGCCCGGCCGGTGGCGGTCAGCTCCATCCAGGCCATCCCGCGCTGGGCGTTCTCGATCGGGTAGAGCCTGCGGGTGTCGTCGATGGCGAAGGAGAATCCGCCGCCTTCGCCGATCGCCTCGGTGACCCCGTCGAACAGCTCGGGCCGGTTCTCGACGAGCCAGTGGCCGCCGAACCTGCCGCCCGCCTCCTCGTCCGCGAGGAAGGCCAGGACCAGGTCCCTGGAGGGTCGGGTGCCGGTCCGGGCGAAGTGGCGGGCGGTGGCCAGCATGACGGCCACCGTGTCCTTCATGTCGATGGCGCCGCGGCCCCAGAGGTAGCCGTCGCGGATCTCTCCGGAGAACGGCGGCACCTGCCACTCGGAGGCGTCCGCCGGTACGACGTCGAGGTGGCCGTGGACCATCAGCGCACCGCGCTCACGGTCCGCGCCCTCGATACGGGCGATGACGCTGGCCCGTCCTGGCGCGCTCTCGATCAGCTCGGACTCGATACCGGCCTCGGCCAGCCTGGCCACGACCCAGTCGGCGCAGGCGCGTTCATTGCTGATGGGGTTGGAGGTGTCGAAGCGGATCAGTTCGGCACAGAGGTCGACCACTTCGCGCTGTGCCTCTTCGGAGGCGGGGACCAGTCCGGACGCGTTCGTGTCGGGGTCAGGGGTGTTCATGCCGCTCCCACGGGGGTGTTGTTGTCGGCGACGGGGAGGTCCGGGGAGGCCTCCACCGCCGATGTGCCGTACGGCTTGATCCAGCCCAGCAGGCCGAGCGCCGCGTACAGCACGAATGCGGTGATCAGGGAGTTCAGCGCGGGGATGCCGCCGTCGTAGAACTTGCCGACGCAGAACGCCGCGATCCAGATGACCAGGGACATCGGGACCCAGGTGGGCGAGGTGGCCGGCAGGGTCTGCGCCTCGCGGGTCTCGTCCAGTGGCTTGCGCATCCTCCGGACGATCCAGTACTCGGCCACGATGATCCCGCCGATCGGCGGGATGGCGACGCCCAGCAGGGACAGGAAGTCCGTGAAGTGGGTCATGATGCCGACCGCCGACAGCAGGGTGCCCGCGAGCCCCAGCACGATGGTGACCGCGCCGCGGTGCAGACGCTTGCCGAAGACGACCTGGAAGAAGTTGACGACGCCGAGCGAGGAGCCGTACAGGTTCCAGTCGTTGACCTTGGCGGTGGACATCAGCACCACGACCACGCCGACCGCGCCCGAGGTGCTCAGCACGATCTGCGAGACCTGGTTGCTCTTGACGAGGTGGCCGAGCAGTACGCCCGTCATCCCGACGATGTACTCGGAGAGGATCATCGACGAAGCGCTCTGCAGAAAGACGTGCGAGCCCTTCTTGTTGAAGCGGGTCATCTCCGGCGCGACGATCGCACCCGTCATGAAGCCGCCCGCGATGGCGGTGGCGGCCACCGCCAGCGATATGTGCTGGGCCGGCGCCGGCGAGTGGACCAGGTCCATGAAGGAGTGCTTGGTCAGGGTCGAGATGACCGACCAGGCGACCAGCGCGAAGAACAGCGGCGTGACGATCTTGGCGAAGACGGCCATGTACTTGAAGCCGAAGATGACCAGCAGCGTGACGGCCAGCCCGGCCAGCACGCACCACATCCAGGAGGGGCCGCCGACCAGCGAGGAGACGCTGTCCCCGAAGATCGTGTTCTGTACGCCGAACCAGCCCACCAGGCTGACCGCGATGACGAAGCTGACCAGCGCCGAACCGTTGCGGCCGAAGCCGACCCAGCGGGTGAGCAGCGGGGTCGCGAGACCTTCGCGCATTCCGGCCAGGCCGATGGCGAAGATCACGATCTCCAGGGTCACCGCGCCGAGCGTGAAGGCGAGGAACGCCTGGCCGAACGTCATGCCGACACCGATGGTGGCGCCGAGCGTGAACTGGGAGATGGACCCCGACTGGGCCAGCCACTGGAGCAGCATGCTGCCGAAGCCGAAGCGCTTGTCGCGCGGGACGCGGGACAGTGCGTAGTCGTCGCTGCCGATGCCCGTGGTGGCTTCGTCAGCGGGTGGTGAAGTTGCCATTCATGACTCCCTGGGCTGGCGGCCGAGGGTCTGCAGGTGCGACAGCGACCCATAGCGGTTGACGAGGTTGTCGAACTCCACCGTGTCGTGGAAGTCGAGTTGCCCGGCGGCGTAGACCTTGGCGGTCTCGACGGCGAAGCGGGCGGCGGAAGCGATGTCCGTCTCGTGGCTCGCGCCCGTCTGGCAACCGGGCACCGCGGCAGCCGACGTGATGGCGAGGCCGACGACCGGAGCGGCGGTCGCCGTGGCGGGCTGCAGAATCGAATTGATGTGGTGTGCCCCATTACCGTACGGAGTGATGTCCTGTGTCGTCACGGGGTATGTGACCAACGGCTCACCCGTCACGACGGCGAGCAGCTCACCGAGCTGCTCGCTCACCCGCAGCACCCAGCCCTCCTTGACGGTGGGCGACAGGGCGAGGCCCTTGTGGTTGATGATGCGGTTGCCCTTGGTGGTGTCGATGGAGAGCACCGCCTCCATCTCGTCCGTGACCTCGTGGCGGTTCATGGTGGCGATGTCCACCGGCGAGCCCATGAACGGCACCGGGTCGTGCGGTTCGGTGGGCGCGTCCGGGCAGATGTGGGTGGCGACGATCACGTCACCGGGCAGGACATCGCCGCGGCGGCGCATATCGAGCAGCTTGGCGGCCGTGGCCAGCGCGGCGGCGGCTCCGTCGGCGTCCGAGACGAGTCCCGTCACCTCCGGCCGGGCGCCCACTCCCCCGAGCCGGCCGACCACACCGAGGGTGCGGGCCGTACCGCCCGAGGACCGGCCGTGGCTGCCCGGGATGCGGATCTGTACGAAGTCGGTGGAGCCGCGCTCACCGGCCACCGTGGTGATCCCGGCGCCCGACCCCTCGGGACCCGCTACCGCGTCGAGGTACTCGACGACGCGCTTTCCGTCGGCCGCGGGATCGTCCAGCAGATCCACGATGTCCAGGACGTACTTCAACATGAGGGGCCTTTCTCGCTGCGTCGCACCCGCTGAGTTCCGGGGGTGCTGACAGCAGATTCGGGATCCGATAGCGTTGAGCGCAACTGTTTCCCTCTATTTGCAATTCGGGTCTGGATGGTGAGATGACGATGGCCGAGATCGACCTGGACCGTCGCAAGCCCGCGGGCGCGCTGCAGACCGTCGACCGGGCGCTGCTCGTCCTGCTGGCCTTCGAGCGGACCCGGCCCGACTGGGGGGTGACCGAGGTGGCGGCCGAATTCGGCTGGGACACCTCCGTCGCCCAGCGCCTGCTGTCGACGCTGGCCGGCCGCGGCTTCCTGGTCTCCGACCCGGCGACCAGGCGCTACCGCATCGGCCCCGCCGTGCTGCGGCTGAGCCGGCAGTGGGAGCGCTCGGGCTCCCTCGAACTGCTGGCGGGGCCGGTGCTGGAAGAGCTGTGCCACACCACCGGTGACACCGTGCTCTTCTGCCTGCCGGACAGCTTCCATATGCGCTGTGTGGCGGCCGAGGAGGGCGAAGCGGGACCGTTGCGGTACTACCCGCTGGTCGGCGAGCTGTATCCGGCGCACGCGGGCGCCACCAGCAAGTCGTACTACGCGTTCCTGCCGGACGACCAGCGCCACCGGCTCTTCCGCGCCCGCCCGATGGCCCGCTTCACCGACCGCACCGTCACCGACGCCGACCTCCTGGAGGAGGAGTTCCGGCGCATCCGTGCCCAGGGATACGCCTGGACGGTCGGCGAATACGACAACGGGATCGCCACGCTCGCCGTCCCGGTGTTCCTCGGCCGGGAGCCGTACGGCAGTCTCAGCCTGGGCGGCGCCGAGCAGCGCTTCGCCGACGGCCCCGAGCCCCGCCTCGACAGTCTCAGAAAGGCCGCCCAGCTCCTGGAGAAGCGGCTCACCCACCCGCCCCAGCGCACCCGGCGCCCACGCGCCTGACCCCCTCCCCCCTCCCTCCGGAGAGAACCGAACCTCCCCCGGAACACTGCCCCTTCACTGAAAGAGCGCCACCGTGAATCTCCTGCTGCTGTCCAACTCCACCCAGTACGGACGCGGTTACCTGGAACACGCCCTGGACACCGTCACCGGCTTCCTGCCGCAGGGCGCCAGGCTCGCCTTCGTCCCCTATGCCCTGGCCGACCACGACACGTACACGGCACGGGTGCGCGGCGCGCTGGAACCGGCCGGGATCTCCGTGCGCGGTGTCCACGAGAACAGCGACCCGCTGGCCGAACTGGCCGCAGCGGACGCCGTGTTCATCGGCGGCGGGAACTCCTTCCGCCTGCTGAGCGCCCTGTACCGTACGGGTCTGCGCGAGGCGGTACGCGACGCCGTGCGCGGCGGGCTCCCCTATATGGGTGCCAGCGCGGGCACCAACATGGCCGCGCCCACGCTCCGTACCTCCAACGACATGCCCATCGTGCAGCCGCCGTCCTTCGACGCGCTCGGCCTTGTGCCCTTCCAGATCAACCCGCACTACCTCGACCCGGACCCGGGCAGCACGCACAAGGGCGAGACGCGCGCCGAGCGTCTGACGGAGTTCCTGGAGGAGAACGACGTGCCCGTGCTGGGGCTGCGCGAGGGCAGCTGGCTGCGGGTGGACGGAGCGGTGGCCACGCTCGCCGGGGAACGCCCCGGTGTCCTGTTCACCCGGGGTGCGCCCGCCCGGGAGCTGCCGGTGGACAGCGATGTCTCCGGGCTGCTCGGCACCGAGCCGCGGTTCGACTCACCGGCGGCGTGAGAGACACCACACGCTGAAGCGGCGGCGGGGCTCGGCACCGGCCGCCCGGCCGCAGACCGCGCCCCGCCGCCCCCGGTACCACCCGCCGTTCAGCCGGAAGTCACCCGCTGCCCATGATTTGGCTCCCCCCAGGGCACCGTCTACAGTCCTGTAGATACATGTCAGACCGTGGATGCCGCACGTCTCCCGCGGAGCGGGCAGCCCCGACCGAGCTGAGAGTTCCCGCCTGATGACTGCTGTCTCCCCGATGCCGCTGGCCTTCAACGGCTCTCACATCGACGGTTCGCTGTTCACCACCGTCACGGACTTCGCACGTGACACCCGGTGGCTGAACGCGCCGCTGGAATCGTGGACCAACATCGGTCTGGGCGTGTTCGCGATCCTCATGATCGTCGGGTGGTGGCAGGCCCGGCGCCGCGACAGCGCGTCGATGGCTCTCGCCCTGGCCGTGCCGGTGAGCGTCGTGGTCGCCTTCGCCGCGGCCGAGGTGGTCAAGAAGCTCGTGTCGGAGGTGCGGCCCTGCCGCTCGATGCCGCACGCGTTCATCGTCGAGACCTGCCCGGCCCCGTCCGACTTCGCTTTCCCCAGCGGTCACACCACGACGGCAGCGGCGACCGTCGCCGCCCTCTACCTGCTGAACCGGAAGCTGTGCGCCATCGCCGCCCTTTTCGCGCTCTTCGAGGGCTTCACCCGCGTCTACGTCGGCGCGCACTACCCCCACGACGTCCTCGGCTCGGCCCTCCTCGCCCTGCCCATCGCATTCCTGACCAGCCTGGCCCTGCGCCGCCTGGCCACCCCGCTGGTCGAGCGGCTGCGTACCGGAGTCCTGGCTCCCGTCCTGACGGCGGGACCGGCCGGCGCCCACGCGGCCGGCTGACACACCGGCCCACTGGCACACCGCCCGGCGACCGTCCGCGTGCGGCGCCCTCAGCCCCAGAACGCCTGGGCCAGTGAGGCGCCCGCGAACGCCGCGCCCAGCCCCGCCACCACGCTCGCCGTGACGTTCACCGCGGCGAAGAAGCGGGCCCCGTCCTGCGCCAGGCGCAGCGTCTCGTACGAGAACGTCGAGTACGTCGACAACGCCCCGCAGAGCCCCGTCCCGATCAGCAGCTGCACCTGGGACGACGCGGCCCCGGCGGCAACCGCGCCGGTGACAAGGCCCAGGACCAGGCAGGCGGAGACGTTGACGGCGAAGGTCCCCCAGGGGAAGACGGTGTCGTGCGACGCCTGGACCCTGCGGTCGGCGAGATAGCGCAGCGGGGCGCCGACGGCCGCCCCCACGATCACGAGCAGCCAGTTCAACGTTCCTCCTCGCAGCTGGTTCGGCAGGCGCTCGCACCGGCGCCCGCGCTCCCCTGGGTGCCGGCGTCCGCACGGATGTCCGCGGTCACGGGCCCGGTCATGAGCGCCTCCCTGCGACGAAGCGGCGGGTCAGGGACGCCGTGGCCCAGACGGCCGCCAGCGCCGAGAGCAGCGTGAGCGCCAGATACGCGAGCGCGGTGCGGGCGTGTCCGCCGTTGACGAGCCCCTGGATGTCCACGGTGTACGTGGAGAAGGTGGTGAAGCCGCCCAGGACCCCGGTGCCGAAGAAGGGGCGTACGAGCCGGTGGACCGACCGGGCCTCGGCGATGAGTACCATGAACACCCCGATGACCGCGCAGCCCGCGGTGTTGACCACCAACGTCGTCCAGGGAAAGGCCCCGCCGGCCGTGGGCCACAGGAGCCCGGCGCCGTACCGTGAGGACGCCCCGGCGATGCCGCCGAGTGACACCGCCGTCACGACAGGCCACTGCGCGATCGGCTGCCCAGCGGCCGGTCCACGCTGCACGGGGACGGGGAGGCCCGCGTCGGGGCCGGAACTGACGGGGTCGTCCTTCATCGGGACGGGGGCCTCTGCCACGTGGTTCTCCTACTCGGCGGTCACCGCGCGCACCGGGGCGCGCACCATCGCAAGTAGGGACCGTTGGCGGCACGATCGCCGCAGTTCGGGTACGGCGGGCCCCACCGCCGCGCGTGAGGCCACCGGCCCCTCGCTCCTCCGGATCATACCGTGCGGCCCCTGGCCCGCTCCAGGCGCCGGCGGCCCGTGGTGGCGGCCCCCGTGGTGCGGAACACCGTGTCGGCTGCAAGCCTCGGACACCACGACCCTCGATCGTTCCGAGGCCGTGAGCACGCGTCGGATCCGGGACCATGAGCACCGCACCACGAGCGCGACGGCAGGGAGGAGACCCGGTGGGCACGATCACCGACTGGCTGTCCGGGCTGTCGGGCGCCGCTGTCTACGCCGTCGTCGCCGGTCTGGTTTTCTGCGAGGACGCGCTGTTCTTCGGCTTCGTCATCCCCGGCGAGAGCGCTGCCGTGATCGGAGGCGTACTCGCCGCACGGCACCAGGTGTCCATCTACTGGCTCGCCCTCATCGTGGTGGCAGCGGCCGTCGCCGGAGACTCCGTCGGATATGAGATCGGCCGCAGATTCGGGCCGCGGCTGCTGGCGGCGCGGTCGCTGCGCCGCCACCGGAACAGCATCGAGTCCGCCCGGGACCTGATCCGCCGCAGGGGGCCGGTGGCCGTCTTCCTGGGCCGGTTCGTGGCGTTCTTCCGGGCTGTCATGCCGGCGCTCGCCGGTGCATCGGGCATGCCCTACCGCACCTTCCTCCTCTTCAACGCGCTGGGCGGCCTCGTCTGGGGTGTCGGCTTCACCTTGATCGGTTACGCCGCGGGCAACGCGTACAGCAGCATCGAGCACTTCGTCGGCCGGGGCGCCGCCCTGGTGTTCGTGGCGCTGGTCGTCGTCGTGCTGGTGGTCAGGCACGTCCGGCGGCGCCGCAGGGACAGCGAGAACGGCGATGCCGCCGCCGGCGACGAGCACGTCGGCGGTGGCACGTCCGGGGAGCCGGAGGACGGCGGCGCCGACAGCGACGGCACCGCGCGCCACGACGACTGAGCACCCGGGGCCGGCGTCCTACGGCGCCGGGGGAACGCGCAGCGCCAGTACCGCGATGTCGTCGAAGTGGCCGTCCGTGAGCCGTACCAGCAGTTCGTCGCAGAAGGTCTGGAGCGGCTCGCCGGCCAGGCTCGCCGTGTGCTGCCGCAGCCTGGTGAATCCCCGGTCGATGTCCTCGCCGGGGCGTTCGATGAGCCCGTCCGTGTACAGCAGCAGGGTGGAGCCCGGTTCCAGTACGGCCAGCGCGTCCTCCCGCTCGATGGCGGGATCCACTCCGAGGACCGGGGCCAGCCCCTCCTCCAGCAGTCTGCTGCTGCCCGTGGGGCTGGTCAGCACGGGGGGCGGGTGCCCGGCGTTGGTCCAGTGCACGAACCACGGCCCGGTCGGGGGCGTGTAGACGCGTGCGATGGCGCCCGTGACCAGTTCGGTGTTGCTCAGCCCCTGCATGACATTGTCCAGACGGCGCATCACCCCTGCGGGCGAGTCTCCGCTGTCGTACGCGAGTGACCGCAGCATGTTGCGCAGCTGCCCCATTCCCACGGCGGCGGTGAGATCGTGTCCGACGACGTCACCGATGGCCAGCATGGTCGAGCCGTCGCAGAGCCTGAAGGCGTCGAACCAGTCACCACCGACTTCAGCCCCCTCCCGGGCCGGCACATACCGGGCCGCGAGTTCCAGGTGCTCGATTCCCGACAGATCGGGCAGAAGCGAGAGCTGCAACTGCTCAGCCGTACGCAGCTGGATCGCGTACAGCCGGGCGTTCTCGACGGCGAGCCCGGCCCGGTGCCCCAGGTCGGCCACGAGGGAGATCTCCTCCTCCCCGAACGGCTCGGTGGAGCCGGTACGGACGAGGCTGAGGGCGCCGAACACCTCCCGGCGCACCTGGAGCGGCATGATCAGCACCGTCCTGGCTTCGAGGGCACGGTAGAGCTCCAGCTGCGCGGACTGGAGGGAGCCGGCCGCCGCGTGCGCTCCGAAGTCCGTCACCGTCACCGGTCCGGCTCCGCGCAGCACCCGGGCCAGCGGTGCGGAGAACTCGTCGGACCAGGGCAGGCTCTCCGGCGCCGGTGGCAGCTCCCGTGCCGGGTCGCGGTGCACGGCGGCCAGCCGCCGCACCCCGCCGTCCTCGACCAGATCCACCACACACGCGTCGGCCACCTGAGGGACGATCAGCCGTGCCAGCCGGTTGAGCGCCTCGTCCGCGTCGAGAACACTCGACAGGGCGGTACTGGCATCAGCGAGCAGCCGCAGGCGGGCGGTCGCCCGCTCCAGATCCTGTCTGACCGCCGCGAGCCGGTCCTCCGCGTCGTCTGTGGCCACACCGCAAGTCTGCACGAGACGCACCGCACCACCACCTGGACGGCACCGGACCGCCTCCGGCTGCCCGTACCCGGTCACCCGCCGCGGTACGCGGACGGCGTCCGACACCCCCGGTGCGCGCCGTCACCAGCTGATCGTCGGGTTGGAGTTCGCGTCCCACTGGTTGAGGATGCCGTCCCAGTCGTGCATCTGACCGGTGGTGAAATCGGCGAGCGGGGGCTGCGGGTCCCAGGGGTTCTGCTGGTGGACCGGCTGGTGCTGGGCGGGGTGGTACCACTGCTGGGACGGTGCGGCGGCAGCCGCCTCGGCACCGGAGCGGCGGTGGCGCCCGGAGCGGTCGGCGGGAGGCTGCGGGGCGTACGCGAGACGGCCCTGGGTCTCCAGAAAGCGCGCCCTGGCGACCAGGTGGGCCAGATCGAGACCGAGCTCGTTCGCCAGTACGGAGAGATCGACCCCGGTACTCCAGGCACCGACCAGCACGGCGTCCACGGCTGGCGACGCGACGGGCTCATGGAGCGGCTCCTCGGGAACGGGAGCGGCTCCGGGGACCTGCGCGGGGCGCGGCCCCGGGATGGTCGTGTGGAATGGCTGAGCGACGTCCGGTTCCGGCTGCAGCTGAACGCTGTCCGCGCAGTCCATCGGAGACGGCTCGGGGAGCTGCTCGGCCGTGTGCTCCGCCAGAAGCGCCTGTGCCACCGCCCGGGCGTCGTCCTTGCCCACAGTGCGCCGGGCGAGGCGCACTTCACGCTCGGGGAGCCCCAGCAGCCCCGCGACGGTCCCGTCGCTCCCCAGCGTCACCGCGAACGCGGCAAGCGTCCGCGTACGCACCGCGTGCCCTTCGTCCAGCGCGCCCTGCGCACGGCGCACCTCTTCGTCATTCGCGCAGAACGCCTGTGCCAGGACGGCATGACGCTCCCACAGCTCCCTGGGATCCATGCCCGCACCAACGCCGCATTGCCCGTTTTGAAGCGACTTCACAATGAATTGCACCGCAAAAGGTGAAATCACAGTTTATCGTTCTGTCGCGTTCGGAGTTACCCCGGCGGGCGGCGGTCGTTACCCCCGTCATGAACGCACGCGCGCCCGCTACCACCACGGCCAGAGGCTCAGGGGTCTTCATTCCGCCCCCCGCACAGGCCCAGCGGGTACCCCCGCCGCAGCTGATGGCGCCCCAAGTCCCTCCCCCGCCACCGGGCAGGCATTCGAGGGCGCACGCATTCGGGCGATTGGAGGCACGGACTCCGCTGTACTCCGAGCTGGCCGCCCAGTGGACGGCACGCGGCGCCACGGTGCCGGGTGTGCCCGACCCCGAGTGGCAGCGCCTGGTCTCCTACGAAGCCCTCCTCGTCGAAGTCGAGTCCGTCCTCAGGGACCTGCGCCCGCACCGGGCGGAGACACGGCTCCTGTCCGGCCGGACGGCAGCCGGTACCTGACGGGAGCGCACAGCTGCCCGCCGGCGCTGTTCCGGGCCCTCCTCAAGGAGAGCCCGGAACAGGGTT
This genomic interval carries:
- a CDS encoding cytosine permease is translated as MATSPPADEATTGIGSDDYALSRVPRDKRFGFGSMLLQWLAQSGSISQFTLGATIGVGMTFGQAFLAFTLGAVTLEIVIFAIGLAGMREGLATPLLTRWVGFGRNGSALVSFVIAVSLVGWFGVQNTIFGDSVSSLVGGPSWMWCVLAGLAVTLLVIFGFKYMAVFAKIVTPLFFALVAWSVISTLTKHSFMDLVHSPAPAQHISLAVAATAIAGGFMTGAIVAPEMTRFNKKGSHVFLQSASSMILSEYIVGMTGVLLGHLVKSNQVSQIVLSTSGAVGVVVVLMSTAKVNDWNLYGSSLGVVNFFQVVFGKRLHRGAVTIVLGLAGTLLSAVGIMTHFTDFLSLLGVAIPPIGGIIVAEYWIVRRMRKPLDETREAQTLPATSPTWVPMSLVIWIAAFCVGKFYDGGIPALNSLITAFVLYAALGLLGWIKPYGTSAVEASPDLPVADNNTPVGAA
- a CDS encoding ferredoxin, which codes for MQITVDTDKCCAAGQCVLAAPDVFDQRDEDGIVVVLNSSPPAEQHAAVREAAQICPAAAITLS
- a CDS encoding DUF1177 domain-containing protein, coding for MLKYVLDIVDLLDDPAADGKRVVEYLDAVAGPEGSGAGITTVAGERGSTDFVQIRIPGSHGRSSGGTARTLGVVGRLGGVGARPEVTGLVSDADGAAAALATAAKLLDMRRRGDVLPGDVIVATHICPDAPTEPHDPVPFMGSPVDIATMNRHEVTDEMEAVLSIDTTKGNRIINHKGLALSPTVKEGWVLRVSEQLGELLAVVTGEPLVTYPVTTQDITPYGNGAHHINSILQPATATAAPVVGLAITSAAAVPGCQTGASHETDIASAARFAVETAKVYAAGQLDFHDTVEFDNLVNRYGSLSHLQTLGRQPRES
- a CDS encoding cytochrome P450; this encodes MTEVPTASPAYTTRRAAGCPFDPPPEMAGLLSSEPISKVTLWNGATAWYVTRHADQVALLRDERISADNRRPAYPSFSAGSEATRAHNRTFITMDEPEHNEQRKRFTGDFTIKRTQALRERIERIIGELLDDMEKTGPPADLVTSFALPLPSLVICELLGVPYEDHGFFQRASAVIVDTRSSAQDALDASQELVDYLGDLVQKKAEHPGDDLLSRLAADYLVTGISTRDECAKQARLLLVAGHETTANMIALGTCALLQNPEQLAAVRDGSPQRVAGAVEELLRYLSITHLGRRRVATEDIEVGGQLIRAGEAVICATDVANRDPEVFEEPGRLDIDRQARRHLAFGSGPHQCLGQNLARVELQLAYPALLRRLPGLRLDRPLDEINFRTDMAVYGVHELPVAW
- a CDS encoding M20/M25/M40 family metallo-hydrolase, with translation MNTPDPDTNASGLVPASEEAQREVVDLCAELIRFDTSNPISNERACADWVVARLAEAGIESELIESAPGRASVIARIEGADRERGALMVHGHLDVVPADASEWQVPPFSGEIRDGYLWGRGAIDMKDTVAVMLATARHFARTGTRPSRDLVLAFLADEEAGGRFGGHWLVENRPELFDGVTEAIGEGGGFSFAIDDTRRLYPIENAQRGMAWMELTATGRAGHGSSPNDENAVTDLAESLTRIGRQTFPIRLIEPVRALLAEAARLYGVEFDEDDIEGSLARLGPVSDFMQVVLRNSANPTMFQAGYQTNVIPGRATARVDGRFLPGHEQELIDTIDSLLLPSVSREWVNHDLAMETTFDGPLVDAMCDAVRAEDPDGHPVPYCNPGGTDAKAFTHLGIRCFGFKGLKLPHDLNYGRLFHGVDERVPLEGLRFGVRVMTRLWQSA
- a CDS encoding MarR family winged helix-turn-helix transcriptional regulator — protein: MAHPEPGGSAAQDLYRSLADLAYTMAGNRAHMRLRVQAEVAVDRASLALLRTLTAAPSPLRMGEIAQALLVQAPHVTREIRSLEERGLVRTVREPGDHRARRIAVTEEGREVVERAEEAGRRWLDDALEGFAPHELITAAAVISRVVEAYRNPGAEAPAQNP